The genomic interval AGGGTGAGATTTGGGGGGTCAGGGTGAGATTTGGGGTTCAAGAGTGAAATTTGGGGGCTCAGGAGCAAGATTTGGGGGGTCAGGGTGAGATTTGAGGATAAGAGTTGGGGCTTTGGGGGTGAGATTTAGGGGTTCAGGTGGTGGGATTTGGAGAGTGAGGTTTGCGGGTTCAGGGGTGagatttgggggttcggggtGTGAGATTTGGGACATTGGGGATGAAATTGGGGGCtgagatttgggggttcaggggcgAGATTTGGGGGCTTGGAGCGTGAGATTCGGGGGTTCAGGGTGTgagatttgggggtttgggaGGTGAAattgggggttcaggggtgAGATTTGGGACCTTGGGGATGAAATCGGGGGCtgagatttgggggttcagggtgaGATTTGGGGGGTGAGATTTGGAGGTTCAggggtgggatttgggggttcggggttAATCACCATCGGGGGCCCCGTCGCACACGACAAGGTCGACCTGGGGGCCCTGGAAGTGgcgctggagctgctgggcGGTGGAGACCTGGGGGAGCACCGAAAATCGGGGGGTCCTGGAAGGGggttggggtcctggggggttttggggtcccagggggttttggggttacatgggattttggggtcccatgGGGTTTTCAGGGGTCccatggggttttggggtcccatgGGGTTTTGGTTCCcatggggtttggggtcccagggggtttggggtcctggggggtcccatgaggttttggggtcccatgGGGTTTGGGCTCccatggggtttgggggtcccatggggttTGCGCTCCCATGGggtttggggtcctggggggtcccatggggtttggggtcccatggggttttggggtcccggggggtcccatggggtttggggtcccatggggtttggggtcccatggaattttggggtcccgggggggtcccatggggttttggggtcccatggggtttggggtcccagggggtttggggtcctggggggtcccatggggttTTGGGTTCCcatggggtttggggtcccggggggtcccatggggttttggggtcccatggggtttggggtcccagggggtcccatggggttttggggtcccatgGGGTTTGGGCTCCCATGGggtttggggtcctgggggggtcccatggggttttggggtcccatggggtttggggtcctggggggtcccatggggtttggggtcccatagggttttggggtcccatgGGTCTTGGGGGGTATAGGGGTCCCATAgagtttggggggggtcccatgggttttggggtcctgggtggttttgggggccCATAGagttttggggtcctggggggtttgggggtcccgaAGGTTTGGGGAGTCCCATAGAGTTTTGGGGTCCGGGGGGTTTTGCGGtcctggggggttttggggtcccatgggggtttggggtcccagggggtttggggtgccgggggttttggggtccccaccTTGGTGATGTCCCCCTGGATCTGCAGCACCCCCTGCAGGGGCGCCATGGCCTGGAGATCCACGGCCACCACCTGGgaccccgggacccccctgAGGACACGGGTCAGGGGGacaccccagtgcccccagcccATCCCAGTCacccccagtccaacccagtccccccagtccatcccagtgacccccagtccatcccagtcccccccaatgccccccagtccatcccagtgcccccagtccatcccagccCCCCAAATgccccccagtccatcccagtcccccccaatgccccccagtccatcccagtgcccccagtccatcccagtcccccccaatgccccccagtccatcccagtgcccccagtccatcccagccCCCCAAATgccccccagtccatcccagtgacccccaatccatcccagtgcccccagtccatcccagtcccccccagtccatcACAGTGACCCAGAGTGCTCCCCAATTCATCCCAGTACTCCCAGTACCCCCCAATGGTCctcagtccatcccagtccctcccagtgccccccagtccatcccagtccctcccagtgcccccagtccagccccagtgccccccagtccctcccaatcccctcccagttccccccagtcctctcccagtccctcccagtccgcCCACCTCAGTTTCCGACTCAGCACCTGGCTCCAGCTCCCGGGGGCGGCACAAAGATCAACGGCGCAACGGACCCCTGGGCGAACACACCCCGTcagcccggacgcctgggtccctcccggacgcctgggtccctttcccAGTCAGCCCCGTACCCTGGAAGAGCTGGAAGCGCTCGTCGAGCTGGAGCAGCTTGAAGGCGCTGCGGGCACGCCAGCCCTCTTCCTTGGCCAGCCGGTAGTAGATGTCGCGCTTGTCCTTGGACGAGCGGCCCATGGCGTTTCTGTAGGTCCTACAATAAATGAGCCTATTGTTTACATGAGGTGCGGCAAAAAAcgaggggtcccagggggtccAGGCTTCACCCACGGCTTATGGGGAGCCCTATACGCAGATTATGGGTGAGAAAAGTAATAATACAATGTTATTTGTGTACATTTCGTACTTACTTGGAGGTCCTACGGTAAATAAACCCACTGTTTATGTAGAATGTGGCAAATACCAAGGGGTCCCAGGGGGCGCAGCAAGTCCAGGTTTTGCCCAGGGGTTATGGGGGGGGGATCCACAGACTATTTGGGATCTTATAATACAGATTTTATCGTATTTTCTGAATTCTCGCCTATTTAAACACCCCACAAATGGGCAAGGCCGCGCCGCGCATGCGCAGAGCCACGGCTGCCGCCCCGGGCGCGCAGAGCGCATGCGCCCCCGCCCCCATAGTGCCGTGTGCAGCACCGCCTACGGCGTACACGCCCCCCCCATAGTGCCGTGTGCAGCACCGCCTCCCGCGTACACGCCCCCCCATAGTGCCGTGTGCAGCGCGGCCCTGCGCATGCGCGAAGCGCATTtaaccgccccccccccccccccccccaccttccCCCGCCGCTAACGACTAAACGACTCACGATCGCTCCGGGATAGTCGGCGGGAAGAACAGGAGGAACCGGTAAGAAGcagcgggaggcggcggcggcagcggcaggAGCGGCGTGAAAGCGCTGAGGGCGAGCGCGCCGCTTCCCCCCCCCTCACCGCGCATGCGCGAAGCCGTGAGGGGAGGGCGGGCGCGCGGGGGGGGCTCCCCGCCTTTTTCGCAGTGCGCCTGCGCGGTGGGGGCGCGGGGCATGCTGGGAGTTGTAGTCCGCGGGTGTGTCGAGGAGTCCGCGCCGCGGGGCATGCTGGGAGTTGTAGTCCGCGGCCTACCCAGGGGACTTATAGCTGCCTATAGGAACCCCCTCCAGACTCCTCCGTCGGGGCCTATAGGCGCTTCCCCGCGCTATAGGTGCGTAGCTTGCGAAAGGACGTAAAAAGAAACTGGTTTATTTCCCAATGTATCACCCCAAAAAGGGACAGGGGCTCGGGGGGGAAGCCCTTAGGGATGGCGCCGGGGGCTCGtcgtggggaaactgaggcacaggcgTTCGAGGCATTTGCGGAGGCGCTTGGGGGGGACGCACCCCGAGAGGGACCCCCCCACATACCCCTAACCCCCCCCATCAATAATTTAAGGCCGGAACCCCCCCcgaggtgtgtgtgtggggggagttttggggtgtCTGTGTGTAGATTGGGGGGGTCAGGCGGCATCCGGGGACTCTGGGGGGACAGAGaatgcgggggggggggtgttagGAACCCCCGCCAGTGGGCAGcccccctcccagtgctcccagttcccccccatagccccccccaacccctcccagtgctcccagttccccccagtgctcccggTTCTCCCCATAgaacccccccaacccctcccagtcctcccagtgctcccagttcccccccatagaacccccccaacccctcccagtgctcccagttccccccagtgctcccagttctcccCCATAgaacccccccaacccctcccagtcctcccagtgctcccagttccccctcatagccccccccaaccccccccagcgctcccagttccccccagcgctcccagttctccccatagaacccccccaacccctcccagttccccccagcgCTCCCAGTTCTCCCCCATAgaacccccccaacccctccccagtgctcccagttccccccagtgctcccagttctcccCCATAgaacccccccaacccctccccagtgctcccagttccccccagcgCTCCCAGTTCTCCCCCATAgaacccccccaacccctcccagttccccccagtgctcccagttctcccCCATAgaacccccccaacccctcccagtcctcccagtgctcccagttctcccCCATAgaacccccccaacccctccccagtgctcccagttccccccagtgctcccagttcccccccatagaacccccccaacccctcccagtcctcccagtgctcccagttcccccccatagaacccccccaacccctcccagtcctcccagtgctcccggTTCCCCCCCATAgaacccccccaacccctcccagtgctcccagttccccccagtgctcccagttcccccccatagaacccccccaacccctcccagtgctcccagttctccccatagaacccccccaacccctcccagtgctcccagttccccccagtgctcccagttcccccccatagaacccccccaacccctcccagtgctcccagttctccccatagaacccccccaacccctcccagtcctcccagtgctcccagttcccccccatAGAATCCCCCaacccctcccagtgctcccagttctccccatagaacccccccaacccctcccagtcctcccagtgctcccagtcccccccatagccccccccaacccctcccagtcctcccagtgctcccagttcccccccatAGAACCCCCTCAaccccccccagtgctcccagttccccccccgcccatcccagtgctcccagtacgcACCAGTAGCGGCGCTGCGGTGCCGGGTGGGCAGGGTGATGTAGGCATCGTAGCCCAGCAGGATCCCGGCCAGGAGCCCAAAAACCTGGGGGTTCGAGGGGGTCAGagacccccaaaaaaccccccacagcCCAAACACCCCCctcacccccaaacccacacccCGGACCCCCAAATTTACacccaaacccaccccaaaaaatccaaatttatacccccaaaaccccaaattcacacccaaatccccccaaaaacctCCAAATTTAtacccccaaatcccacccaaaaccccaaatttaCACCCAAACTcccacaaaaccccccacattTACACTCCAAATTTACACCCCGAATCCCCCAAAACTCCCAAATGTATACCCCAAATCCCCAAATTTACACGCAAACCCCCCAAATTTTACACCCCACATTCCCAAATctacaccccaaacccctgaaaacccccaaatttaTACCCCGACCCCCCCAAATTTACACCCCAAATCCCCAAGTTTACACCCCAagatccccccaaatccccccagaccccccaaaacccctgaactccccccaaatccccccctcAGACCTCCCTAAAGCCCCTGAactccccccaaatccccccccagagcccccaaaaccctgaactccccccaaatccaccccccggaccccccaacccccccccgcaccccaaattccccctcacccccccagccacgccggccccgccgcgcgtCCCGATGAGGACGATGAGGGATGTGATGAGGAAGAGCAGGCACCCGATGACACAGCGCAGGAAAtcctgggggggggacacatgtgggacacccccaaaccccccggggacacccccaaacccctggggATCCCCAaagcccccagggaccccaaaccccccagggATCCCAAAACCCCTGATGGTGCAGCCCAGGAAATCCTGGGCGGGGGACACAtgggacaccccaaacccccccagggaccccccaaatccctgacccccccctcccccacgGATCCCCAAAttcctggggaccccaaaaccccccagagGACCCTGAAACCCCCCGGGATCCCCTTCCTGGGGTGGGGGTTATGGGGGCTATAGGGGGATTATGGGAGTTCGAAGGGGCTATAGGAAGTTTATGGGGTCTATAGGAGGTTTATGGGGCCCGTAGGAGAATTATGGGAGCTATAGGAGGCTATAGGAGGTTTATGAGGCCTATAGGAGGTTTATGGGGCTTATAGGAGTTTATGGGGTCTATAGAAGGTTTATAGAGTCTATAGGGACTTATTGGGCCTATAGAAGAGTTGTGGGAGCTATAGGAGGCTGTGGGGGTTATGGGGCCTATAGGAGGGTTATGGGGGGGTTATGTGGGCCATAGGGGGGTTATGGGGGCTATAGGGGGTTATGGGGGCTCTAGGAGGGTTCCGGGTGCTGTAGGGGGTTCTATAGGGGTCCATAGGTTGCCCCCACTCACAGTCCAGCCCCAGTGGATGAAGGAGATGTGGGGGGCCAggcccccccccagcaccactAACATCAGCGCGGCGAACACCAGTTCACACACAGCCAGCCCGGTGTAGCCCGGCGTATGCGAGGCCCCGTAgcacaccagcaccagcacGCACAGCGCCTATGGAAAACGGCACCTATAGCATCCATACAGCATCGCCTCCTCGCGTCCCCCCCCGGGGGGAACCACATTGCACCCCCCCCTACCGCCCCCTATAGGCCACTGCGGGCTCGGCTATAGACCCTTATAACGTGCCCCATAGGCTCTCACAGGCTCCCTATAGAGCGCCCATAGGATCCCCTATATAGCCTTTACGGCGCccccgcaggccccgcccacccccgcaggccccgcccacccccgcAGGCCCCGCCTCCCGCCGCGCGTGGGCGGTGGGACAAAGCGCCACTGTGGGGGCGCGCCGGTCGCCATGGCAACGGCACAAACAGCGCGCAcatcccccccccgcctttAAAGGGGCGATGGCTACGGGGTGGGGTCCGCTAGCGGAGGGAGCTCTTAAAGGGGCAACGGCAGGTGGGGGGCAGTCTTAAAGGGACAGGATCCCTCGATTTCCTTAAAGGGGCAGCGCGGCGTTTATGACGTGGGTGTGCGCCACCCAGCCTGGCGCAATAACGGTTGGCACGcgaggacccaggcgtccgggcaccGCCCAACAGCCCCTCCCGCTCCCCGGGGAAGGGAACCCAGGTGTCCGGGCGCGCCCTCCCTATATTTCAAACCAAGGCTTTGCGCCAATCAGGGAGTAGATCCCTCCATTAGCCCTGCCCCTCATTAACCCCTTCGCTGCCACTTGTTTCCCAAGGGCGTTGCCCCAAAACGGGATTGGGGTgacgggggggtgggggagggaaaCCGTGcccgaatgcctgggtccccccggtGTGTGTGGGGGAGGGGGTTTTCATGGAGAGGGGGGGATCaccctcccggacgcctgggttcccaCATCTCGCCAGCACGTGTTGGCGGGAAGCCcatggacccaggcgtccgggtaCCACGCCCTAATGTGGACCAAGGCTTCCGGGCATCCCCCCAAAATATGGACCCAGGTGTCCCCCACAGGAAGACCCAAATGccccccccagggacacccaatcatcccccccacccatgggtgccacagctcccccagtgcccctccccTCCAATCCGGTCGGTCCCAGGGGTCCCCCCCCACCCAAATGTGGACCCAGGCATCCGGACATCCCCAAAATGTGGACCCAGGGGGTCGCAGGGACACCCAATCACCCCCCGCCATGGGTGCCTCCCCGGGGGGGTTCCCCACTTCCTCCCCCCGggggtccccccgccccccccccgggGTCCCCCCCCTCGGGCCTCACGATTTCTCCGATCAGCACCAGCCCCTTGTGGGTGCGGCTGAAGGCCAGGCAggccctggggcagctctgggacccGCTGGGCTCCATGACGGGCGGTGGCAGTGGTACCGGGTACGGGCGGGGGGGCCCCCCCGCACCCCAGGGGGGAGCGGGCACGACGGGGCGGGGCCAAGCGGCGGGGGCGGTCGCGCCATTGGGCGGCGGAGCGGAGAGGGGCGTGGCCTGGCGTGGGGGAAGCCCCTGGAGGGGGCGGGGTTGAGAGCGGGGAAGCCCCTTGTGATTGGCAGGGGGCGGAGCTTGGCGCGGGGGAAGCCTCGAGCGGGGGTCCCGAGGGGCGGGGCTGAGAGTGGGCGGGGTTTAGAACGGGGAATCCCCCTGTGATTGGGGCGGGGGTCCCGAGGGGCGGGGCTGAGAGTGGGCGGGGTTTAGAACGTGGGAAGCTCCCTCTGATTGGTGGGGGGGAAAAGCCCTTAAGGACGGCggggtttttggggtgggggtccGGGTGTCCCCACCCCAAGGCTgttcgggggggggggggtccccagggtgtgGCTCCCCCCGTTTTGGGCTGTGTTCCCCCCTCTGTTTTGGGGTGACTCAACCGGCAGGATGTGGGCAGCGCCCCGCGTGCCTGGGTCCCCGCGGGAAATGACTCAGGAAGGCACAAATCTCCCCCAATTTTCAGCGCTCCCCACTATTGCTGCCGTTGTGGCAACCAGGCTGCGATTGTGGAACTTGACGATACTCTAAAATACTCCTTTTTGCAGTTGGATCCCGCCACATGTTACTTGTTGCACCCCAGACTACTTCCTGTAGAGAGATTTTCGACCTGTACGGTATTGCCGTGAACCGTATGTTGACCTAAAGAAAATGGGCAGAGCAACAGTAACCCCAAAATATTTAGCATTCAAATTTGGTGTCGCATGGACCAAAAGACGTGCCGTATTCAAATACAAAGCCTCTCGTTGTCAACAGCTGTGAATGAATCAGTTCATTGCGTGCTGAAGCGACGTTGTTGGTCAAGAAACCAGTTTCTGGCACAGCGCTAGTTGtagttgcttttgctttttctgagaGACCAGAAATAATAAGATGTAGACATTAACACTTCgtgaatatatttaattttgtatttaggTATAGCTTTATTCTGCGTGACTGTAGATAAGCGTAGCAACAAACAATCATTGGagcctgaaaaacatttttaaaataagtaccaaGGCCTCGTATTTGTTCTGAAACCGCCCATTTTATTTCAAGAGAGCGCTGTTTAATTTAATCGCCTTGATTCTTTTTGTCCCGCCCCCGTTTCCCCGCTGTCCAATCAGCGGCCGCCCCGCGCGGCGCAAAGCCTGCCGGGACTTGTAGTTCGCCGGCCGCCGCCTCCATTTCCCACAGTGCCCCGCGAACGCGGCGGGCGGGGAAAGATGGCGGCGAGCAGCGGCGAGGGGCCCGGGAacgcggcggccccggccgggccggTCTCGTTCGGGTTCAGCCGCAaagcggagcggcggcgggtgcTGCCGGCCGGGCCCTGCGCGGAGCCC from Caloenas nicobarica isolate bCalNic1 chromosome 29, bCalNic1.hap1, whole genome shotgun sequence carries:
- the PLP2 gene encoding proteolipid protein 2 gives rise to the protein MEPSGSQSCPRACLAFSRTHKGLVLIGEIALCVLVLVCYGASHTPGYTGLAVCELVFAALMLVVLGGGLAPHISFIHWGWTDFLRCVIGCLLFLITSLIVLIGTRGGAGVAGGVFGLLAGILLGYDAYITLPTRHRSAATESPDAA